A single Candidatus Goldiibacteriota bacterium DNA region contains:
- a CDS encoding sulfide/dihydroorotate dehydrogenase-like FAD/NAD-binding protein: MYKIVEKKALTKDIKMLAVEAPDVVFNAKAGNFFVVIPDEKGERIPLTIYDWNKETGVLYMIFQEIGLSTVKLGKLNVGDNIYAVAGPFGKHFHSKKYGKVAVVGGGVGVPAIFPIARQLKEDGNKVFSIIGYRTKELVILEEEMKSVSDELLLATNDGSAGQKGFVTDILKNLIESDNRPDLVVAVGPVVMMKAVSELTKTYGVPTVVSLNAMMVDATGMCGGCRVTVGGEVKFACVDGPDFDGHKVDFDQLTSRLAAYKDEEKTSADHHCRLDKGIKEAFDGRK; encoded by the coding sequence ATGTACAAAATTGTTGAAAAAAAGGCACTGACTAAAGATATTAAAATGCTTGCGGTTGAAGCGCCTGATGTGGTTTTTAACGCAAAAGCGGGTAACTTTTTTGTTGTTATTCCGGATGAAAAAGGCGAAAGAATTCCGCTTACGATTTATGACTGGAATAAAGAAACAGGGGTCTTATACATGATTTTCCAGGAAATAGGATTATCAACAGTGAAACTTGGAAAGTTAAACGTCGGCGATAATATTTACGCGGTGGCCGGTCCGTTTGGAAAGCATTTTCATTCTAAAAAATACGGGAAAGTGGCGGTGGTAGGCGGAGGAGTGGGTGTGCCTGCCATATTCCCGATAGCAAGGCAGTTAAAAGAGGACGGGAATAAAGTATTCTCTATTATAGGATACAGGACAAAAGAACTTGTGATACTTGAAGAAGAAATGAAGTCGGTTTCTGATGAACTTTTGCTGGCGACAAATGACGGTTCCGCGGGCCAGAAAGGTTTTGTCACTGATATCCTTAAAAATTTAATTGAAAGCGATAACAGGCCGGACCTTGTAGTGGCGGTAGGCCCCGTGGTTATGATGAAAGCGGTGTCTGAACTTACTAAAACGTACGGCGTTCCCACTGTGGTAAGTTTAAACGCAATGATGGTGGATGCCACCGGAATGTGCGGCGGATGCAGGGTAACAGTAGGCGGGGAAGTTAAATTCGCGTGCGTTGACGGGCCGGACTTTGACGGGCATAAAGTGGATTTTGACCAGCTTACAAGCAGGCTTGCGGCTTATAAAGATGAAGAAAAGACATCAGCAGACCACCACTGCAGGCTTGACAAAGGCATTAAGGAGGCTTTCGATGGCAGAAAATAA